One window of Novipirellula aureliae genomic DNA carries:
- a CDS encoding Na(+)-translocating NADH-quinone reductase subunit C: MLQRNSTLYTIVVATILCVVCSFMVSAAAVVLRPYQEANKRLDRQRNILDAAGLAIGEFGLPASELTRKQVDELYDRVSEKLVDLETGEYNTDLDPKTYDPREAIDNKDQSIAIEDVKYNPGERRREKVARVYFVKKPGSEKIDQVVLPIYGKGLWSTLYGFMALKSDLTTISGLTFYEHGETPGLGGEVDNQNWKQQWNGQKLYNEKGEPAAFVYKGAAPPDNPYAVDGLSGATITSNGVTNLMRYWASDDGYGHFLDKLAGELSSESDSDQVDSSTSAQVDNDIPNGDA, from the coding sequence ATGCTACAACGTAATTCGACTCTTTACACAATTGTCGTTGCCACCATTCTATGCGTGGTTTGTTCGTTCATGGTCAGTGCCGCTGCCGTTGTGCTGCGACCCTACCAGGAAGCCAACAAGCGGCTCGATCGTCAGCGAAACATTCTCGATGCGGCCGGGTTGGCGATCGGTGAGTTTGGCTTGCCTGCGAGTGAATTGACCCGAAAGCAAGTTGACGAACTGTATGATCGCGTCAGCGAAAAGCTGGTTGACTTGGAAACGGGTGAATACAACACCGACTTGGATCCGAAGACCTACGACCCGCGTGAAGCGATCGACAATAAAGATCAAAGCATCGCGATCGAAGACGTCAAATACAACCCTGGCGAGCGACGTCGTGAAAAGGTCGCTCGCGTTTACTTCGTGAAGAAACCTGGCAGTGAAAAGATCGATCAGGTTGTTTTGCCAATCTATGGCAAAGGTTTGTGGTCGACCCTTTATGGATTCATGGCACTCAAGAGCGACCTAACAACGATTAGTGGATTGACATTCTACGAGCATGGTGAAACGCCTGGTCTTGGTGGCGAGGTGGATAACCAAAACTGGAAACAGCAATGGAATGGTCAAAAGTTGTACAACGAAAAAGGGGAGCCTGCGGCATTTGTCTACAAGGGTGCGGCTCCTCCCGACAACCCCTACGCCGTCGATGGGCTTTCGGGGGCAACGATTACATCTAACGGCGTCACGAATTTGATGCGTTATTGGGCGAGTGACGATGGGTATGGTCATTTCCTTGACAAGTTGGCTGGTGAACTTTCGAGTGAGTCCGATTCGGATCAAGTGGATTCCTCGACTTCCGCTCAAGTGGACAACGACATTCCAAACGGAGACGCATAA
- the nqrF gene encoding NADH:ubiquinone reductase (Na(+)-transporting) subunit F: MNTILLGVAMFTVVVLALVLIILAAKSQLVASGPVKILINHEKEIEVPAGGKLLGALADAGVFVSSACGGGGTCAQCKVKVESGGGDILATEKGHINKKEAAEGERLSCQVAVKQDMVVEVPAEAFDTKKWECTVRSNNNVATFIKEFVLELPEGEEVDFRAGGYIQIECPPHEVHYKDFVIEDRFREDWDKFDVWRYVSKVDEPVVRAYSMANYPGEKGIIMLNVRVASPPPRAPEGTPPGKMSSWIFSLKPGDKATISGPYGEFFIKDTDAEMVYIGGGAGMAPLRSHIFELFKRKKTNRKVSYWYGGRSSRELFYVDHFREIEKEFPNFQFNIALSEPLPEDNWSGYQGFIHQVLLENYLSKHPAPEDIEYYICGPPMMNQAVFKMLDDLGVEPENIAYDDFGG; the protein is encoded by the coding sequence ATGAATACCATCTTACTTGGCGTCGCGATGTTCACAGTCGTCGTGCTCGCGTTAGTTTTGATTATCCTTGCGGCGAAGAGCCAATTAGTCGCTTCGGGACCCGTCAAGATCTTGATCAATCATGAGAAAGAGATAGAAGTGCCGGCGGGTGGGAAATTGCTCGGAGCGCTTGCAGATGCAGGCGTCTTCGTCTCGAGCGCTTGCGGCGGCGGCGGTACTTGCGCCCAATGTAAAGTAAAGGTCGAATCGGGCGGCGGCGATATCCTGGCCACCGAAAAAGGTCATATCAACAAGAAGGAAGCCGCCGAAGGCGAACGACTCAGTTGCCAAGTGGCGGTCAAACAAGACATGGTCGTCGAGGTGCCTGCCGAAGCGTTTGATACCAAAAAATGGGAATGCACCGTCCGTAGCAACAATAACGTTGCAACGTTCATCAAGGAGTTCGTGCTAGAACTTCCCGAAGGTGAAGAGGTTGATTTCCGAGCGGGCGGTTATATTCAAATCGAGTGCCCACCACACGAAGTCCACTATAAAGATTTTGTCATCGAAGATCGCTTTCGCGAAGATTGGGACAAATTCGATGTCTGGCGTTACGTGTCGAAGGTCGATGAACCCGTCGTACGTGCGTACTCGATGGCCAACTACCCCGGCGAAAAAGGCATCATTATGCTCAATGTGCGTGTGGCATCACCACCGCCTCGAGCACCCGAAGGTACTCCACCTGGAAAAATGAGTAGTTGGATCTTTAGTTTGAAGCCTGGCGACAAGGCTACCATTAGCGGGCCCTACGGAGAGTTCTTTATCAAGGATACCGACGCCGAAATGGTTTACATCGGTGGGGGTGCCGGAATGGCTCCGCTGCGAAGTCACATCTTTGAACTGTTCAAGCGAAAGAAGACCAACCGAAAGGTCTCGTATTGGTACGGTGGTCGATCTAGCCGCGAACTGTTTTATGTCGATCATTTCCGTGAAATTGAGAAAGAGTTCCCGAACTTCCAATTCAATATCGCCCTTTCCGAACCCCTTCCGGAAGACAATTGGTCGGGGTATCAAGGCTTCATTCACCAAGTCTTGCTTGAAAACTACTTGTCCAAACATCCGGCTCCCGAAGACATCGAGTACTACATTTGTGGACCGCCGATGATGAACCAAGCGGTCTTCAAAATGCTTGATGACCTTGGTGTGGAACCTGAAAACATCGCCTATGACGATTTCGGCGGCTAA
- a CDS encoding NADH:ubiquinone reductase (Na(+)-transporting) subunit D: protein MATIKAKEALFGPVIDNNPIALQILGICSALAVTTKMETSVVMAIAVIAVTAFSNLAVSAIRHYIPSSIRIIVQMTVIASLVIVVDQILKAFLFDISKQLSVFVGLIITNCIVMGRAEGFAMKNGPGISFLDGIGNGLGYGFVLLFVAFFRELFGAGSLFGVRIMPEFYEPNNLMLLPPSAFFLIGFLIWAIRTIKPEQIEEA, encoded by the coding sequence ATGGCAACAATCAAAGCGAAAGAGGCCCTGTTTGGGCCGGTGATCGACAACAATCCGATCGCTCTTCAAATTCTGGGAATCTGTAGTGCACTTGCGGTCACGACGAAGATGGAAACATCGGTCGTCATGGCGATTGCCGTGATTGCGGTAACCGCGTTTAGCAATTTAGCTGTCAGCGCGATTCGGCATTACATTCCCAGCAGCATCCGAATCATCGTCCAAATGACCGTGATTGCATCGTTGGTGATCGTCGTTGATCAAATACTCAAAGCATTCTTGTTTGACATTAGCAAACAGCTTTCCGTTTTTGTCGGGTTGATCATTACGAACTGCATCGTGATGGGACGAGCCGAAGGGTTTGCGATGAAGAACGGCCCCGGGATCAGTTTCCTCGATGGGATTGGCAATGGTTTGGGGTATGGTTTTGTTCTTTTGTTCGTCGCTTTCTTTCGAGAACTCTTCGGTGCCGGATCGCTATTTGGTGTTCGGATCATGCCCGAGTTTTACGAACCCAACAATTTGATGTTACTGCCGCCTAGCGCGTTTTTCTTGATCGGCTTTTTGATTTGGGCGATTCGCACCATCAAGCCAGAACAAATTGAAGAGGCTTAA
- a CDS encoding NADH:ubiquinone reductase (Na(+)-transporting) subunit B has protein sequence MKALRYALDKVHPWFAKGAPLEKAYPVFEALDTFLYTPGDVTTGSTHVRDAIDLKRMMTTVVVALIPVTLFGMWNVGYLANSAYQEMTAVGMDASGSWQYWVHETLGFGHDPGNFLDNFLLGAIHFIPVYAVCMFVGGHIEMVFSVLRGHEINEGFLVTGLLFPLILPPTIPLWQVALGIAFGVIVAKEVFGGTGRNFLNVALTARAFLYFAYAAEISGEKVWTAVDGFSGATALGQMASAAPSDTIANPAVASLGSISYVWGETGAITWMDAFLGTVQGCFGETSTLLCIVGAAILIAAGVGSWKVMSGVVLGAIGTSLLFNAIGSETNPMLGVPFYWHLVVGGLAFGLVFMATDPVSASMTEKGKWIYGVLIGFMTILIRVINPAFPEGIMLAILFGNVFAPLIDYSVVYFNVRRRNLRYATT, from the coding sequence ATGAAAGCACTTCGCTACGCTCTCGACAAAGTCCATCCTTGGTTCGCCAAAGGGGCTCCGTTAGAAAAGGCGTATCCTGTCTTTGAAGCACTCGACACGTTCTTGTACACGCCAGGCGACGTTACGACTGGGTCCACACACGTTCGCGACGCGATTGACCTGAAGCGAATGATGACGACCGTCGTTGTGGCTCTGATTCCGGTCACGCTCTTTGGTATGTGGAACGTTGGTTATCTGGCCAACAGTGCCTATCAGGAAATGACAGCGGTCGGGATGGACGCTTCGGGTTCTTGGCAGTACTGGGTACACGAAACTCTCGGTTTTGGGCACGATCCAGGCAACTTTCTCGATAATTTCCTACTGGGGGCGATCCATTTTATACCCGTCTATGCCGTTTGCATGTTTGTCGGCGGGCATATCGAAATGGTATTTAGCGTGCTTCGCGGTCACGAGATCAACGAAGGGTTTCTCGTGACTGGATTACTGTTTCCGCTGATCCTTCCACCGACGATTCCGCTTTGGCAAGTCGCCTTGGGAATCGCCTTTGGCGTTATTGTAGCCAAGGAGGTATTTGGCGGCACGGGCCGAAACTTCTTGAATGTTGCCCTCACTGCTAGAGCGTTTTTGTATTTCGCTTATGCCGCTGAAATCAGTGGTGAGAAGGTTTGGACCGCCGTCGATGGATTCAGTGGTGCGACAGCTCTGGGGCAAATGGCAAGTGCGGCGCCGAGCGATACAATCGCCAATCCCGCCGTGGCTTCGCTCGGATCAATCTCCTACGTTTGGGGTGAGACAGGTGCGATCACTTGGATGGATGCATTTTTGGGGACGGTTCAAGGCTGCTTTGGTGAAACGAGCACTTTGCTTTGCATCGTCGGTGCCGCCATTTTGATTGCAGCAGGAGTCGGGTCATGGAAGGTGATGTCAGGTGTTGTGCTAGGTGCGATCGGAACGTCGCTTTTGTTCAATGCAATCGGTTCGGAAACCAATCCCATGTTAGGCGTCCCATTCTATTGGCACTTGGTTGTCGGTGGCTTGGCGTTCGGTTTGGTCTTTATGGCAACCGATCCGGTAAGTGCTTCGATGACAGAGAAGGGCAAATGGATCTACGGTGTTTTGATCGGGTTCATGACGATTCTAATTCGAGTCATCAATCCAGCGTTCCCCGAAGGGATTATGTTGGCGATCTTGTTTGGTAATGTGTTCGCCCCCTTGATTGATTATTCAGTTGTTTACTTCAACGTTCGTCGGAGGAACCTACGCTATGCTACAACGTAA
- the nqrE gene encoding NADH:ubiquinone reductase (Na(+)-transporting) subunit E, giving the protein MEHYFSILMKAIFVENLALAFFLGMCTFLAVSKNVKTALGLGVAVVAILTITVPANQLIYSLLLKKGALGWVNETFGVATATMDFSTVDLTFLGFISYIGVIAAMVQILEMTLDKFFPPLYNALGIFLPLITVNCAILGASLFMEQRKYDFVDSCVYGFGCGIGWAIAIAALAGIREKMKYSDVPPPLRGLGITFITVGLMALAFMSFGGIQL; this is encoded by the coding sequence ATGGAACATTACTTTAGCATTTTGATGAAGGCGATCTTTGTCGAGAATCTTGCGTTGGCCTTCTTTCTCGGCATGTGTACCTTCTTGGCGGTAAGCAAGAATGTTAAAACCGCGCTTGGACTTGGAGTCGCGGTCGTTGCGATCTTAACGATTACGGTTCCGGCAAACCAATTGATCTACTCGCTACTGCTCAAAAAGGGAGCGCTCGGCTGGGTCAATGAAACGTTTGGCGTTGCCACTGCGACCATGGACTTTTCCACCGTCGACTTGACGTTTTTAGGGTTTATTAGCTACATCGGCGTGATCGCGGCAATGGTTCAAATCCTAGAAATGACGCTCGATAAATTTTTTCCACCACTCTACAACGCACTCGGGATCTTCCTGCCATTGATCACCGTCAATTGTGCAATCCTCGGTGCTTCGTTGTTCATGGAACAGCGAAAGTACGACTTTGTTGATAGTTGTGTCTATGGATTCGGTTGTGGAATCGGTTGGGCGATCGCGATCGCCGCATTGGCAGGGATTCGCGAGAAGATGAAGTACAGTGATGTGCCACCACCCCTGCGTGGACTAGGGATCACGTTTATTACCGTCGGCTTGATGGCGTTGGCCTTCATGTCGTTTGGCGGGATTCAATTGTAG